In the Pseudolabrys taiwanensis genome, one interval contains:
- the tldD gene encoding metalloprotease TldD — protein MDPAISSLIDRAGLDRTKVRQLIGRGLERADDGELFLEYKQSEGLVFDNGRLKQATYDTSQGFGLRAVKGEAVGYAHASDVSEAALARAAEAVRAVNSGHTGTYADAPGRTNRKLYGDENPLGEPSFETKVKLLEQIDAYARAKDPRVRQVSASIAATWQVVEILRADGEIYRDIRPLVRLNVSVVTGDGDRQETGSFGFGGREGYGQFIATHAWQTAVDEAVRQALVNLDAVPAPAGEMDVVLGAGWPGVMLHEAVGHGLEGDFNRKKTSAFAGLMGKQVAAKGVTVVDDGTMQSRRGSLSIDDEGTPTNRTVLIEDGILVGYMQDRQNARLMGMKPTGNGRRESHAHVPMPRMTNTYMLGGDKPREEIIASVKNGLYAVNFGGGQVDITSGKYVFQCTEAYKIENGKVTVPVKGAMLIGNGPTDLHRISMIGNDFALDPGIGTCGKNGQGVPVGVGQPSLRMDKITVGGTAS, from the coding sequence ATGGATCCAGCCATTTCCTCGCTTATCGACCGCGCCGGCCTCGACCGGACCAAAGTGCGGCAGCTCATCGGACGCGGGCTGGAGCGCGCCGACGATGGCGAGCTGTTCCTGGAATACAAGCAATCCGAGGGCCTCGTGTTCGACAACGGGCGCCTGAAGCAGGCGACCTACGATACCTCGCAAGGCTTTGGCCTGCGCGCGGTAAAGGGTGAGGCCGTCGGCTACGCCCACGCTTCGGACGTGTCGGAAGCGGCGCTCGCGCGCGCGGCGGAAGCGGTGCGCGCGGTCAACAGCGGCCACACCGGCACCTACGCCGACGCCCCCGGCCGCACTAACCGCAAGCTCTATGGCGACGAGAACCCGCTCGGCGAACCCTCGTTCGAAACCAAGGTCAAACTGCTCGAGCAGATCGACGCTTATGCGCGGGCCAAGGATCCGCGCGTGCGGCAGGTGTCCGCCAGCATTGCCGCAACCTGGCAGGTGGTCGAGATCCTGCGTGCCGATGGCGAGATCTACCGCGACATTCGTCCTCTGGTGCGCCTCAACGTCTCAGTGGTGACCGGCGACGGCGACCGTCAAGAAACCGGCTCGTTCGGTTTCGGCGGCCGTGAAGGTTACGGCCAGTTCATCGCCACGCACGCGTGGCAGACGGCGGTCGACGAGGCGGTGCGGCAGGCGCTGGTCAATCTCGATGCGGTGCCCGCGCCCGCCGGCGAGATGGACGTCGTCCTCGGCGCCGGCTGGCCCGGTGTGATGCTGCACGAGGCCGTGGGTCACGGGCTCGAGGGCGATTTCAACCGCAAGAAGACCTCGGCCTTCGCCGGTCTGATGGGCAAGCAGGTCGCCGCCAAGGGCGTTACCGTGGTCGACGACGGCACCATGCAGTCGCGTCGCGGTTCATTGTCGATCGACGACGAGGGCACGCCGACCAACCGTACCGTACTGATCGAGGACGGCATTCTTGTCGGCTACATGCAGGACCGGCAGAACGCCCGCCTCATGGGCATGAAGCCGACCGGCAACGGCCGGCGCGAAAGCCACGCGCACGTGCCGATGCCGCGCATGACCAATACGTATATGCTCGGCGGCGACAAGCCGCGTGAGGAGATCATCGCTTCCGTGAAGAACGGCCTCTATGCCGTGAACTTCGGCGGCGGCCAGGTCGACATCACCTCGGGCAAATACGTCTTCCAGTGCACCGAGGCGTACAAGATCGAGAACGGCAAGGTGACGGTGCCGGTGAAGGGCGCCATGCTGATCGGCAACGGACCGACCGATCTCCATCGCATTTCGATGATCGGCAATGACTTCGCGCTCGACCCCGGCATCGGAACCTGCGGCAAGAACGGCCAGGGCGTACCGGTCGGCGTCGGCCAGCCGTCGCTGCGCATGGACAAGATCACCGTCGGCGGGACTGCATCATGA
- the lepB gene encoding signal peptidase I, with amino-acid sequence MTTTEQKSAADKPRTQSWLRSIGDIVAIVLLVMAAKTAIAEPFYVPSGSMEPTLQIGDELLATKYPYGYNAASLPSFITLPEGKRVLGALPQRGDVVVFRWPGDRSQVWVKRVIGLPGDHVALRDGRVFINGEPVGIAPNGDGQSEREDGSEIAAARFTETLPGGRAHTIFKLTNDNPLDNMAETVVPPDHLFVMGDNRDNSADSRVPVRMGGVGMLPVDNLVGRVDAIVGSWDLGMKDQPIWTWPAGLRLSRFFSAVH; translated from the coding sequence ATGACGACAACCGAGCAAAAAAGCGCTGCGGACAAGCCGCGCACACAAAGCTGGCTCCGAAGCATCGGCGACATTGTCGCGATCGTGCTCCTGGTGATGGCGGCGAAGACCGCCATTGCCGAGCCGTTCTACGTGCCGTCCGGCTCGATGGAGCCGACCTTGCAGATCGGCGACGAACTGCTCGCGACCAAGTATCCTTATGGCTACAACGCCGCGTCGCTGCCATCCTTCATCACGCTGCCGGAGGGCAAACGCGTCCTCGGCGCACTGCCGCAACGCGGCGACGTCGTCGTGTTCCGCTGGCCGGGCGATCGCTCGCAGGTCTGGGTTAAGCGCGTGATCGGCCTACCGGGCGATCATGTGGCCCTGCGTGACGGCCGGGTCTTCATCAACGGCGAGCCTGTCGGCATCGCACCGAACGGCGATGGCCAATCGGAACGCGAAGACGGCAGCGAGATCGCCGCGGCGCGCTTCACGGAGACGCTGCCGGGCGGACGCGCGCATACGATCTTCAAGCTCACCAACGACAATCCCCTCGACAACATGGCCGAGACCGTGGTGCCGCCGGATCACCTGTTCGTCATGGGCGACAACCGCGACAACTCGGCCGACAGCCGCGTGCCGGTCCGCATGGGCGGCGTCGGCATGCTGCCGGTCGACAATCTCGTCGGCCGCGTCGACGCAATCGTCGGCTCGTGGGATCTCGGGATGAAGGATCAACCGATCTGGACTTGGCCCGCGGGCCTGCGCCTGTCGCGTTTCTTCAGCGCGGTGCATTGA
- a CDS encoding type II toxin-antitoxin system CcdA family antitoxin: protein MGKQSDKRAVNLFVEADLLDEASRMKIDLALALEQQLRSLLKTEDEKRWLEENKSAISSINEFIEQNGLLASRLRYRGN from the coding sequence ATGGGCAAGCAGTCCGATAAACGCGCGGTCAATTTGTTCGTCGAGGCCGATCTCCTCGACGAAGCGAGCCGCATGAAAATTGATCTCGCCCTGGCGCTTGAACAGCAGCTGCGGTCCCTACTCAAGACCGAAGACGAGAAGCGTTGGCTCGAAGAGAATAAGTCCGCGATTTCTTCGATCAATGAATTCATCGAGCAGAATGGATTGTTAGCAAGCCGGTTGCGCTATCGCGGCAACTGA
- a CDS encoding CcdB family protein, translating into MLRQFDIVVNPDAQEAQIRPYLVILQSNLLSGLASIIVAPLIARERMAGAQRLNPIVTVAGREYWLATHELFAVDRRVLRAAVGSISERRDSIIAAIDLIFLGF; encoded by the coding sequence ATGCTCAGGCAATTCGACATTGTCGTTAATCCTGACGCGCAGGAAGCGCAGATCCGACCATACCTCGTCATCCTCCAATCCAATCTATTATCTGGCCTCGCGTCGATCATTGTCGCTCCGCTCATCGCACGAGAGCGGATGGCCGGCGCCCAGCGGCTAAATCCGATCGTGACGGTGGCCGGCAGAGAGTATTGGCTTGCAACGCACGAACTGTTTGCCGTGGACCGCCGCGTCCTACGCGCGGCAGTTGGCAGCATTTCGGAACGACGCGACTCTATTATCGCCGCAATCGACTTGATCTTCCTGGGTTTTTAA
- a CDS encoding PAN domain-containing protein, whose amino-acid sequence MRLLTRLCGGLLALACALLALALPFGAASAQTGYDRFGGDYAHFEVRTGDPDVCAARCERDARCRAWSFSYPKTAAGAATCWLKNQVPPRAENSCCVSGVRGAGVVEPRQGETEYSIDRQGGDYRFVDLPADGTADNCKAICDGEKRCRAFTFVRAGYISAAPRCYLKDRITRPRHKPCCISGVVR is encoded by the coding sequence ATGCGGCTGTTGACGAGGTTATGCGGCGGGCTGCTTGCCTTGGCCTGCGCGCTATTGGCGCTTGCCCTGCCGTTCGGCGCTGCCTCGGCGCAGACCGGCTACGATCGCTTCGGTGGCGATTACGCCCATTTCGAAGTGCGCACCGGCGATCCCGACGTCTGCGCCGCCCGCTGTGAGCGCGACGCGCGGTGCCGGGCCTGGAGCTTCTCTTATCCGAAAACCGCCGCGGGCGCGGCGACGTGCTGGCTGAAGAACCAAGTGCCGCCGCGCGCCGAAAATTCATGCTGCGTGTCGGGCGTGCGCGGCGCCGGCGTGGTCGAACCGCGCCAGGGCGAAACCGAATACTCCATCGATCGACAAGGCGGCGACTACCGTTTCGTCGACCTGCCGGCCGATGGGACGGCGGATAATTGCAAGGCGATCTGCGACGGCGAGAAGCGCTGTCGTGCCTTCACCTTCGTGCGGGCGGGCTACATCTCCGCTGCGCCGCGCTGCTATCTGAAGGACAGGATCACGCGGCCGCGCCACAAGCCGTGCTGCATTTCCGGCGTAGTGCGGTAG
- a CDS encoding DUF1127 domain-containing protein: MTAHYPVLPIAAGASLRACAAAVGVMAYWVRQIARAHRNRRNATVLAGLDRRMLADIGITRSDVQDAFSEPFWEDPTALLRERALERRWNKALLRDEIARRAEPQNGFRRPPTDRPAREAV, encoded by the coding sequence ATGACTGCGCATTACCCCGTTCTGCCGATTGCCGCCGGCGCCTCGCTGCGTGCCTGCGCGGCGGCTGTTGGCGTTATGGCCTACTGGGTCCGGCAGATTGCCCGCGCGCACCGCAACCGTCGCAACGCGACGGTCCTGGCCGGTCTCGACCGTCGCATGCTCGCCGACATCGGCATCACCCGCAGCGATGTGCAGGACGCTTTCTCCGAGCCGTTCTGGGAAGACCCGACCGCACTCTTGCGCGAGCGGGCGCTGGAGCGGCGTTGGAATAAGGCGCTGCTGCGCGATGAGATCGCGCGCCGCGCCGAGCCCCAAAACGGCTTCCGGCGGCCGCCGACGGATCGCCCGGCCCGAGAGGCTGTGTGA
- a CDS encoding LysR substrate-binding domain-containing protein, which produces MTALLDVDQLRTFIAIAETGSFTKAAEVVNKTQSAVSMQMKRLEERLERAIFLRDGRASKLTEDGQRLLDYARRIVKLNVETIAAFSDAQLSGRVRLGVPDDYADRYLPEIMARFSRAYPSVELTVICEPSIDLLERIDANQLDLVIVTNCESKRASETFRRERLLWVTSNRHPTHTEQPVPLALGRPSCSWRRTAIDKLEALGRPYRVLYSSSNAGAVAAAVLSGLAVSVLAESGLRPGMRVLTAADGFPELPPCHVGLVRNAHETSALADALAEHIVSSLDNLSEAQAAE; this is translated from the coding sequence ATGACCGCGCTCCTCGACGTCGATCAATTGCGCACTTTCATCGCCATCGCCGAAACGGGCAGCTTCACCAAAGCGGCGGAGGTGGTGAACAAGACGCAATCGGCGGTTTCGATGCAGATGAAGCGGCTGGAGGAGCGACTGGAACGGGCGATCTTCCTGCGCGACGGCCGCGCCTCGAAGCTCACCGAGGACGGCCAGCGGCTGCTCGACTACGCGCGCCGCATCGTCAAATTGAACGTCGAAACGATCGCCGCCTTCTCCGATGCGCAGCTGTCCGGCCGCGTGCGGCTCGGTGTGCCGGACGATTATGCCGATCGTTATCTCCCCGAAATCATGGCGCGCTTCTCGCGCGCTTATCCGAGCGTCGAGCTCACGGTGATCTGCGAGCCGTCGATCGATCTTCTCGAGCGCATCGACGCCAACCAGCTCGACCTCGTCATTGTCACCAATTGCGAATCCAAGCGCGCGTCGGAGACATTCCGCCGTGAGCGGCTGTTATGGGTGACGTCGAACCGGCATCCGACGCATACGGAGCAACCGGTGCCGTTGGCGCTCGGGCGGCCGAGCTGCTCCTGGCGGCGCACGGCCATCGACAAGTTGGAAGCGCTCGGCCGGCCGTATCGCGTGCTGTACTCGAGCTCGAATGCGGGCGCGGTCGCCGCGGCGGTGCTGTCCGGCCTTGCCGTGTCGGTGCTGGCCGAATCCGGCCTGCGTCCCGGCATGCGCGTGCTCACCGCCGCCGACGGCTTCCCGGAGCTGCCGCCTTGCCATGTCGGCTTGGTGCGCAACGCGCATGAAACATCGGCACTGGCCGATGCGCTGGCCGAGCACATCGTGTCCTCGCTCGACAACCTGTCGGAAGCGCAGGCCGCGGAGTAA
- the ybaK gene encoding Cys-tRNA(Pro) deacylase has product MAKSTPATLALQKAKVAFDLHEYDYDPNAERIGMQAAEALGIEPARLLKTLMAKAGDEIVCVLAPSDREVNLKKLAAVAGAKHAAMLAAADAERITGYYVGGISPFGQKKRVRAFVEQTALAFPKVVCNGGRRGLQVELAPADLVRVLDAKAAEIC; this is encoded by the coding sequence ATGGCCAAATCCACACCCGCCACGCTTGCGCTGCAGAAAGCCAAGGTCGCCTTCGATCTGCACGAATACGACTACGATCCGAATGCCGAACGCATCGGCATGCAGGCGGCGGAAGCGCTCGGCATCGAGCCGGCGCGGCTTTTGAAAACGCTGATGGCCAAGGCCGGTGACGAGATCGTCTGCGTGCTGGCGCCCTCGGATCGCGAGGTGAACTTGAAGAAGCTTGCCGCCGTGGCCGGCGCCAAACATGCGGCGATGCTGGCGGCGGCCGATGCCGAGCGCATCACCGGCTATTACGTCGGCGGCATTTCACCCTTCGGCCAGAAGAAGCGTGTGCGCGCGTTCGTCGAGCAGACGGCGCTGGCGTTTCCCAAGGTTGTGTGCAATGGCGGCCGCCGCGGCTTGCAGGTGGAGCTTGCGCCGGCGGATCTGGTGCGGGTGCTGGACGCGAAGGCGGCGGAGATTTGCTGA
- a CDS encoding glutamate--cysteine ligase: MARDQIDMTPIETRDELVAWLEQGCKPKSQFRVGTEHEKFAFLIEDHRPVPYDGRRSIRSLLDGMQHLLGWDPIMEGENIIGMFDVTGGGAISLEPGGQFELSGAPVDNVHQTASELFAHLAQVREVAKPLGIGFLGLGMTPNWSRADMPVMPKGRYRIMTAYMPKVGQYGLDMMYRTCTVQANLDFFSEADMVKKLRVSLALQPLATALFANSPFTECKPNGFLSMRSQIWTDTDNNRAGMLPWAFEDGMGFERWVDYALDVPMYFVKRGDKYIDVSGKSFRDFFAGKLDVLPGERPTISDWANHLSTIFPEVRLKRYLEMRGADGGPWRRLPSLAAYWVGLLYDDEALDACWDMVKDWTAEERQKLRDDVPRRGFRAEIGNTNVLTLAQETLRMCRRGLQKRQRLDRNGRDETRYLRPLEESVARGITPAEELLEKYFNEWNGSIDPIFDEYAY, encoded by the coding sequence ATGGCGCGTGACCAAATCGACATGACACCCATCGAGACGCGCGACGAACTCGTCGCTTGGCTCGAACAAGGGTGCAAGCCGAAATCGCAATTCCGCGTCGGCACCGAACACGAGAAATTCGCCTTTCTGATCGAAGACCATCGGCCGGTGCCCTATGACGGGCGCCGCTCGATCCGTTCCTTGCTCGATGGCATGCAGCATCTGCTCGGCTGGGATCCGATCATGGAGGGCGAGAACATCATCGGCATGTTCGACGTCACCGGCGGCGGCGCGATTTCGCTGGAGCCGGGCGGCCAGTTCGAACTGTCCGGCGCGCCGGTCGACAACGTGCATCAGACCGCGTCCGAGCTGTTCGCGCATCTGGCGCAGGTGCGCGAAGTGGCCAAGCCATTGGGGATCGGCTTCCTCGGCCTCGGCATGACGCCGAACTGGAGCCGCGCCGACATGCCGGTGATGCCGAAGGGGCGGTATCGCATCATGACGGCTTACATGCCGAAGGTCGGCCAATACGGCCTCGACATGATGTACCGCACTTGCACCGTGCAGGCGAACCTCGACTTCTTCTCCGAAGCCGACATGGTCAAGAAGCTGCGCGTGTCGCTTGCGCTGCAGCCGTTGGCGACCGCCTTGTTCGCCAATTCTCCCTTCACCGAGTGCAAGCCGAACGGCTTCCTGTCGATGCGCTCGCAAATCTGGACCGACACCGACAACAACCGCGCCGGCATGCTGCCCTGGGCCTTCGAGGACGGTATGGGCTTCGAGCGGTGGGTCGACTATGCGCTCGACGTGCCGATGTATTTTGTCAAACGCGGCGACAAATATATCGACGTTTCCGGCAAGTCGTTCCGCGATTTCTTCGCCGGCAAGCTCGATGTGTTGCCTGGCGAGCGCCCGACGATTTCCGACTGGGCGAACCATCTGTCGACGATCTTCCCGGAGGTGCGCCTCAAGCGCTATCTCGAAATGCGCGGTGCCGACGGCGGACCGTGGCGGCGGTTGCCGTCGCTGGCCGCTTATTGGGTCGGGCTGCTCTACGACGACGAGGCACTCGACGCCTGCTGGGACATGGTCAAGGACTGGACCGCCGAAGAGCGTCAGAAGCTGCGCGATGACGTGCCGCGGCGCGGCTTCCGTGCGGAAATCGGCAACACCAACGTGCTGACTTTGGCGCAGGAAACGTTGCGCATGTGCCGGCGTGGCCTGCAGAAGCGTCAGCGGCTCGACCGCAATGGACGCGACGAGACGCGCTATCTGCGGCCGCTGGAAGAGTCGGTCGCGCGCGGCATCACGCCGGCGGAAGAGCTGCTGGAGAAGTACTTCAACGAATGGAACGGCTCGATCGATCCGATATTCGACGAGTACGCGTATTAG
- a CDS encoding 2TM domain-containing protein: MINSTPEQKKLGFRIHAMVFVPAVVVMLIINALTGAPYWSLWAALGWGIGLFCHWFFVLGPGAPKTQSTQ, translated from the coding sequence ATGATAAACTCGACACCGGAGCAGAAGAAGCTGGGGTTTCGTATCCACGCCATGGTCTTCGTACCGGCGGTCGTGGTGATGTTGATCATCAATGCGCTTACTGGCGCCCCCTATTGGAGCCTATGGGCCGCATTGGGATGGGGCATCGGACTCTTCTGTCATTGGTTCTTTGTTCTAGGGCCCGGAGCCCCCAAAACCCAGAGCACGCAATGA
- a CDS encoding SMP-30/gluconolactonase/LRE family protein, which yields MFRRALLRLGAVVLLMIVGLGLYLCFWPVPAEPVAWSAQTPPGFTGAYAPNTRLAGLRVIDLGDEVGPEHIAIGRDGKLYAAMLSGNLIRMDRDGGNREVFANTGGRVLGFDFDAQGRMIAADALKGLLAIGPDRRVTVLTDRVSVDDPIGYANAVATASDGAIYFTQSSTRFLPAQWGGTYAASLLDIIEQSATGRVLAFDPATGNTRVVAHGLSFANGIALSSDGLSLFVNETGRYRVWKVDSRADNLDVQSGSPQARVLLDNLPGYPDNLMRGRDGRIWVGLFKPRNPAADSLAEKPFLRKVLLRLPRSFVPLGQSYGHVFATDEEGHVTIDLQDPSGAYPETTGATETADRLYIHSLHAHGLGWLPRNSFAERPDGAK from the coding sequence ATGTTTCGTCGGGCGCTATTGAGACTCGGCGCAGTCGTGCTGCTGATGATCGTCGGTCTCGGGCTCTATCTATGCTTCTGGCCCGTTCCCGCCGAACCGGTCGCCTGGTCGGCGCAGACGCCGCCGGGCTTTACCGGCGCTTATGCGCCGAACACACGTTTGGCCGGCCTGCGCGTGATCGATCTCGGGGACGAAGTTGGGCCGGAGCACATCGCGATAGGACGTGACGGGAAGCTCTATGCGGCGATGTTAAGCGGCAATCTCATCCGCATGGATCGGGACGGCGGCAACCGGGAGGTCTTTGCCAACACCGGTGGCCGTGTCCTCGGCTTCGATTTCGACGCGCAGGGCCGCATGATTGCCGCGGATGCCCTGAAGGGGTTGCTGGCCATCGGCCCTGATCGGCGCGTGACGGTGCTGACCGATCGTGTAAGTGTCGACGATCCGATCGGCTACGCGAACGCCGTTGCCACGGCGTCGGACGGAGCGATCTACTTCACGCAGTCATCGACGCGCTTCCTGCCGGCGCAGTGGGGCGGCACCTATGCGGCGAGCCTGCTCGACATCATCGAGCAATCCGCGACCGGCCGGGTGCTTGCCTTCGACCCGGCGACCGGCAACACGCGGGTCGTCGCCCACGGCTTGTCTTTCGCCAATGGCATCGCATTGTCGTCGGACGGGCTCAGCCTGTTCGTGAATGAGACTGGCCGCTACCGTGTCTGGAAAGTCGACAGCCGGGCAGACAATCTCGACGTACAGAGTGGTTCGCCGCAAGCGCGCGTGCTTCTCGACAACCTCCCGGGCTATCCGGACAATCTCATGCGTGGTCGCGACGGGCGCATCTGGGTCGGGTTGTTCAAGCCCCGCAATCCGGCGGCGGACTCGCTCGCTGAAAAGCCATTTCTCAGGAAGGTCCTCTTGAGACTGCCGCGGTCGTTCGTGCCGTTGGGACAGTCCTACGGACACGTCTTCGCGACCGACGAGGAAGGCCACGTCACGATCGACTTGCAGGACCCAAGCGGCGCCTATCCCGAGACAACTGGCGCGACCGAGACAGCGGATCGCCTTTACATCCACAGTCTGCATGCGCATGGCCTCGGTTGGCTGCCGCGCAATTCGTTCGCTGAGCGGCCGGATGGTGCAAAATAG
- a CDS encoding helix-turn-helix domain-containing protein has protein sequence MSTDESAYRDDRPGDERGLAYSRVAASRAAPRYMESNVLFPIRSVGLDRNTTLKATFWDCTLAETVGLGDPDFAGIALMTRGRAWRNSEAKANHAGGLSMMPFEGARWRFDGPCGFVQLYVPFKLIGAVSESLFEREITQAALQMPSALRDDKLCRTANIVANRLAVTDPTNLMLDSWALMLADVMVRHFSSHTGKHVRTSFGKIPGRGIAHVVDYIEANIDRDLDLASLSGVAAMSVYHFARRFKETVGISPHAYVLSRRIRRARDMLNHGETSLAFVATACGFASQAHFTMAFQHDLGVTPGQYRRAISL, from the coding sequence ATGTCGACGGACGAGTCGGCCTATCGAGATGACCGGCCCGGCGACGAGCGTGGACTCGCCTACAGCCGCGTCGCGGCGTCACGGGCCGCGCCGCGCTATATGGAAAGCAACGTCCTTTTTCCGATACGCAGCGTCGGCCTCGACCGGAACACGACACTGAAGGCGACGTTCTGGGACTGTACGCTTGCGGAAACGGTCGGACTTGGCGACCCCGACTTTGCCGGCATCGCGCTCATGACTCGCGGCCGCGCCTGGCGCAACAGTGAGGCTAAGGCCAATCACGCCGGCGGGCTTTCCATGATGCCTTTCGAGGGCGCGCGCTGGCGTTTCGACGGCCCTTGCGGTTTTGTTCAGCTCTATGTGCCCTTCAAGCTGATCGGCGCCGTCAGTGAAAGTCTTTTCGAACGTGAGATAACGCAGGCGGCGCTGCAAATGCCGTCCGCTCTCCGCGACGACAAGCTGTGCCGCACCGCCAACATTGTTGCGAACCGTCTTGCGGTGACCGACCCGACCAATCTCATGCTCGACAGTTGGGCCTTGATGCTCGCCGATGTCATGGTGCGGCACTTCTCCAGCCACACCGGCAAACATGTGCGAACCTCGTTCGGAAAAATTCCCGGCCGGGGCATCGCCCACGTGGTCGATTACATCGAGGCGAATATCGATCGCGATCTCGATTTGGCGTCTCTCTCCGGCGTCGCGGCGATGAGCGTCTACCATTTCGCTCGCCGCTTCAAGGAAACGGTCGGCATCAGCCCGCACGCTTATGTGCTTTCCCGGCGGATTCGCCGCGCGCGCGACATGCTCAATCACGGCGAAACCAGCCTTGCCTTCGTGGCCACAGCCTGCGGCTTCGCCAGCCAGGCGCACTTTACCATGGCGTTTCAGCACGATCTCGGCGTCACGCCGGGGCAGTACCGGCGCGCCATATCGCTGTGA
- a CDS encoding ATP-dependent DNA helicase yields MTQFTPHQDDALSAVADWLKAKPGSGGTPQIFRLFGFAGTGKTTLARHIADGVDGDVKYAAFTGKAASVMRGKGCYGASTIHSLIYRTRESGDEIPSFDLWDEAPASKASLIIIDECSMVDAELGKDLLSFGVPLLVLGDPAQLPPIQGGGFFTDVEPDAMLTEVHRQAQDDPIVRLSMDVRAGEYLEPGRYGETEVVPKKELDPQRVLDADQVLVGRNATRRAYNNRMRERRGFEGEMPQADDKLVCLRNNRKKGLFNGGLWTVKDRGSRGKSKSGIMTMHLLPDDETARRGVKVSVRPECFTGGIEQLDWTMRKPYDEFDYGYVLTVHKAQGSQWDDVVLFDESYAFQESRARWLYTGITRAAKRLTIVV; encoded by the coding sequence ATGACGCAATTTACCCCCCATCAGGACGACGCCCTTTCAGCCGTGGCCGACTGGCTGAAGGCCAAGCCCGGGTCCGGCGGCACGCCGCAGATTTTCAGGCTTTTCGGCTTTGCCGGCACGGGCAAGACGACGCTCGCGAGGCACATCGCCGACGGCGTCGATGGCGACGTGAAATACGCCGCCTTCACCGGCAAGGCCGCCTCGGTCATGCGCGGCAAGGGCTGCTACGGCGCCTCGACCATTCATTCGCTGATCTACCGGACGCGCGAAAGCGGCGACGAAATCCCGAGCTTCGACTTGTGGGACGAGGCCCCCGCCTCCAAGGCTTCGCTCATCATCATCGACGAATGCTCGATGGTGGATGCCGAGCTGGGCAAGGATCTGTTGTCGTTCGGCGTGCCGCTTCTCGTGCTGGGCGATCCGGCGCAGCTGCCGCCAATCCAGGGCGGCGGCTTCTTCACCGACGTCGAACCCGACGCGATGCTGACCGAGGTGCACCGGCAGGCCCAAGACGATCCGATCGTCCGCCTGTCGATGGACGTGCGCGCCGGCGAATATCTCGAACCCGGCCGCTACGGCGAGACCGAGGTCGTGCCGAAAAAGGAGCTCGATCCGCAGCGCGTGCTCGATGCCGACCAAGTGCTGGTCGGCCGCAATGCGACGCGGCGCGCCTACAACAACCGGATGCGCGAGCGTCGCGGCTTCGAAGGCGAGATGCCGCAGGCCGACGACAAGCTGGTGTGCCTGCGCAACAACCGCAAGAAGGGCCTGTTCAACGGCGGCCTGTGGACGGTCAAGGACCGCGGCAGCCGCGGCAAGAGCAAATCCGGCATCATGACCATGCACCTGTTGCCGGACGACGAAACGGCGCGGCGCGGCGTCAAGGTATCGGTGAGGCCGGAGTGCTTCACCGGCGGCATCGAACAGCTCGACTGGACGATGCGCAAACCGTACGACGAATTCGACTACGGCTATGTGCTCACCGTGCACAAGGCGCAGGGCTCGCAATGGGACGACGTCGTATTGTTCGACGAGTCCTATGCGTTTCAGGAGAGCCGCGCGCGCTGGCTTTATACCGGCATCACGCGTGCGGCGAAGCGGCTGACCATCGTCGTCTAG